In Bythopirellula goksoeyrii, a single window of DNA contains:
- a CDS encoding DUF1559 domain-containing protein, which produces MSRITAGRQRGFTLVELLVVIAIIGVLVALLLPAVQAAREAARRMSCANNVKNVALAIHNFHDSRKHLPFGINYNTNFGREVYRTASGDSPAAVSKYVAGKNTNGKGWIVDVLPQLEQQAMYDGMKPGFDPSNPDNRFIVTATNGRGMGRPEIRQYMERQLPVLTCPSDPSATPREGNYHWEPALTAVTSYKGVAGDTALGNVFGADGLWSNAQWGSVPDCFETLGCNGLFWKMSYYDPIPFKRISDGLSNTLMIGEAVAEQDLHGAAYFSDGDWAACNMQLNYFSPPELVRDNWFDVRGFRSLHPGGVHFAMADSSVHFVNEGIDHNVYRALSTKDGGESTGLNN; this is translated from the coding sequence ATGTCCAGGATTACTGCTGGCCGCCAGCGTGGCTTCACCTTGGTAGAGCTTTTGGTGGTTATTGCCATCATTGGCGTGTTGGTGGCATTGTTGCTGCCAGCGGTGCAGGCGGCACGCGAGGCCGCACGGCGGATGTCTTGTGCGAATAACGTGAAAAACGTGGCCTTGGCAATCCATAATTTTCATGATTCTCGAAAGCACCTTCCCTTTGGTATCAACTACAACACGAACTTCGGGCGCGAGGTTTATCGGACTGCTTCTGGAGATTCACCTGCTGCGGTATCGAAGTACGTGGCAGGTAAGAATACGAACGGCAAAGGGTGGATCGTGGATGTGCTCCCGCAGCTTGAGCAACAGGCCATGTACGACGGCATGAAGCCCGGATTCGATCCGTCGAATCCCGACAATCGATTTATCGTCACAGCGACCAATGGTCGCGGGATGGGTCGACCTGAAATTCGTCAGTATATGGAGCGGCAATTGCCCGTGTTGACGTGTCCTTCAGATCCCTCAGCAACCCCTAGGGAGGGTAACTATCACTGGGAACCTGCGCTGACCGCAGTCACTAGCTATAAAGGTGTGGCTGGCGATACGGCACTTGGTAATGTCTTTGGTGCAGATGGTTTGTGGAGCAATGCCCAATGGGGTAGTGTTCCCGATTGTTTTGAGACTTTGGGCTGCAATGGGCTTTTCTGGAAGATGAGCTACTACGATCCCATCCCTTTTAAACGCATCAGCGATGGACTCAGCAATACGTTGATGATCGGCGAAGCAGTAGCCGAGCAGGACTTGCACGGAGCTGCCTATTTCTCCGATGGCGACTGGGCTGCTTGCAACATGCAATTGAACTACTTTTCCCCGCCGGAACTAGTTCGGGACAATTGGTTCGACGTCCGCGGTTTTCGCAGTCTTCATCCTGGTGGTGTACATTTTGCAATGGCAGACTCCTCAGTCCATTTTGTGAACGAAGGAATCGATCATAACGTTTATCGTGCGTTGTCTACCAAGGATGGCGGTGAATCCACAGGCCTTAACAACTGA
- a CDS encoding PEP-CTERM sorting domain-containing protein has translation MNRFKSLACCAIAAVAALGMQAQATTVKVGQSTAPWLGFMNVSNLPAPDGDGAYQFGSGWAVPDLPVSFDDANSKLTFFPNSINDPNEYWYQCTGSGSAPNCGSPGALGNKIMEANMYIEETDVLNGQTVTFEYNILANTFTSAHTAIAFIRDFAPDYSSSNDVYSAPLTPGASSISLATDAAAGRHVQYGFQVKGVNVWITDIAPFGNLMVGTVPEPASLSLVGMCGLAFVGMRRRNRKLV, from the coding sequence ATGAATCGATTTAAATCACTCGCCTGTTGTGCCATTGCAGCTGTAGCTGCTCTAGGAATGCAGGCACAGGCAACAACGGTCAAAGTTGGACAATCTACGGCACCTTGGTTGGGTTTCATGAATGTCAGCAACCTACCGGCACCGGATGGTGACGGTGCTTATCAATTTGGGAGTGGATGGGCAGTTCCAGATCTTCCCGTGTCGTTTGACGACGCGAACTCGAAACTCACATTCTTCCCCAATTCAATCAACGATCCCAATGAGTATTGGTACCAATGCACTGGCAGCGGTAGTGCCCCAAATTGCGGAAGTCCTGGCGCCCTGGGCAACAAGATTATGGAAGCCAATATGTACATTGAGGAGACCGACGTCCTTAATGGCCAAACCGTGACCTTTGAATACAATATTTTGGCTAATACGTTCACGTCTGCTCATACCGCGATTGCCTTCATTCGCGACTTTGCCCCTGACTATTCAAGCTCTAACGATGTCTATTCTGCTCCGCTTACCCCTGGAGCGTCCAGCATCAGCTTGGCAACCGATGCAGCAGCTGGGCGGCATGTGCAGTATGGCTTCCAGGTCAAGGGTGTGAATGTTTGGATTACCGATATCGCTCCATTTGGCAATCTGATGGTTGGCACGGTTCCCGAGCCTGCCTCACTGTCACTCGTCGGAATGTGTGGCTTGGCGTTCGTTGGAATGCGTCGCCGCAATCGGAAGTTGGTATAA
- a CDS encoding family 16 glycosylhydrolase: MTLCDGFSLRASRVDFLRLLLITSLVSASSLTVHADPAGWDLTWSDEFDGTSLDISKWDPIYWNTPHNNEQQAYRPDRATVSGGNLVLTADHANNGGKDYTSGKVESKIANQYGRWEIRAKLPGTQGTWPAIWLLPDTNTYPWPTQGEIDILENRGNQPNLTSSAFHYGNQWPQNQFRYNEQITSKLGQLDNYHDEFHTYAVEWDSAKIRFFVDDVNYYTLYDQDVGGYISNQAPMEVNLNVAVGGDFLGGAQPNGSSVWPQQMLVDYVRVYEKSQTTQNILFKNGGFEENGGSLAGWSTFGNELQPNPNVQIHDEAVDEGIAALKLFGQFNNQTNYSGVTQGISVSPGDSISASLDAYISSTDSIAGSANQLEMKFDYYKSFHAKYGSGEYLSSKSIIIADGSTTNNAWLEHVLTDTVPSQAVEARLSLVFIQPNNQGGAVHIDDVSFVNLSLAPSADADSDGDVDGADFLSWQRGFGTTGATSIGEGDFNFDGMVDAADLDVWNSQYGVPLDVAATAVPEPSSVVLMVVVYLYFAASRMKSQKSATLEVCEL, encoded by the coding sequence ATGACTTTATGCGACGGTTTTTCTCTGCGAGCCTCTCGCGTCGACTTCTTGCGACTCTTGCTCATTACGTCACTAGTGTCAGCAAGCTCGTTGACAGTCCACGCTGATCCTGCAGGTTGGGACCTTACTTGGAGCGATGAATTCGATGGCACGTCGCTCGATATCTCCAAGTGGGATCCGATTTACTGGAACACGCCCCATAATAATGAGCAGCAAGCCTATCGACCCGATCGAGCGACTGTCTCGGGTGGCAATCTCGTGCTGACCGCCGACCATGCTAATAACGGCGGGAAAGACTACACCTCCGGAAAAGTCGAAAGTAAGATAGCCAATCAGTATGGCCGCTGGGAAATTCGGGCGAAATTGCCCGGCACGCAAGGCACTTGGCCAGCCATTTGGTTATTGCCCGATACGAATACTTACCCTTGGCCTACCCAGGGTGAAATCGACATCTTGGAGAATCGCGGAAATCAGCCGAATCTCACGAGCAGTGCATTTCACTACGGAAATCAATGGCCACAGAATCAATTCCGATACAATGAACAGATTACCTCCAAGCTTGGTCAACTGGATAACTACCACGACGAGTTTCATACCTATGCTGTCGAGTGGGATAGCGCCAAGATCCGCTTTTTTGTGGATGATGTAAACTATTATACGCTCTATGATCAGGATGTTGGTGGGTACATCAGCAATCAAGCTCCAATGGAGGTTAATCTCAATGTAGCCGTTGGTGGCGACTTCCTGGGGGGTGCTCAACCCAACGGTTCAAGTGTCTGGCCGCAACAGATGCTGGTCGATTATGTGCGGGTTTATGAGAAGAGCCAAACGACGCAGAACATTCTCTTCAAGAACGGCGGATTCGAGGAGAATGGTGGCTCATTAGCTGGCTGGAGTACGTTTGGCAATGAATTGCAACCCAATCCCAACGTTCAAATTCACGACGAAGCAGTCGACGAAGGCATAGCGGCTTTGAAATTGTTTGGCCAGTTCAACAATCAGACAAACTACTCTGGAGTCACTCAGGGCATTTCGGTTTCGCCAGGTGATTCGATCTCCGCTTCTCTTGACGCTTATATCAGCTCAACTGATAGTATCGCAGGATCGGCAAATCAACTAGAAATGAAATTCGACTACTACAAGTCGTTTCATGCGAAGTATGGCAGTGGTGAGTATCTCAGTTCGAAGTCGATTATCATTGCCGATGGTTCCACGACGAACAATGCCTGGCTGGAGCACGTGCTTACGGATACAGTCCCCTCCCAAGCGGTAGAAGCCCGTCTCTCCTTAGTGTTTATTCAACCCAACAATCAGGGTGGTGCCGTTCACATAGATGATGTGAGTTTTGTGAACTTGAGCCTTGCCCCCAGCGCCGATGCCGACAGCGATGGAGATGTGGATGGTGCTGATTTTTTGTCCTGGCAACGAGGGTTCGGCACAACCGGCGCAACGTCCATTGGGGAAGGAGATTTCAACTTCGATGGCATGGTAGACGCTGCCGACTTGGACGTCTGGAATTCCCAGTATGGCGTTCCTCTCGATGTTGCCGCCACGGCGGTTCCTGAACCGAGTTCGGTGGTTCTCATGGTGGTAGTATACTTGTATTTTGCAGCATCGCGGATGAAATCACAGAAATCTGCAACTCTCGAAGTTTGCGAACTTTAG
- a CDS encoding SMP-30/gluconolactonase/LRE family protein → MAEIPVTSFKIHADGLDHPEGVSRGPNGLVYAGGEAGQIYRIQPGGTVEMIANTGGFILGLCLDAECNVYACDIKNKAVMRIDPEGTVEVYSNGSDARKMITPNYPVFDTAGNLYVADSGSWHESDGCIYCIRPGGVTEIASSDFAEFPNGLAISPDSKELYVALSNVPSVAKADFLPDGKLGAPEMVVEMPRIIPDGLAFDAECNLYIACYTPDIIYRFSREGKLTVFAEDWESTTLSSPTNVTYIGEQLQTMVVASLSRWHLAQLDVEIPGCPLNYPIINKSGEFV, encoded by the coding sequence ATGGCGGAAATTCCCGTTACATCTTTTAAAATTCACGCCGACGGCCTAGACCATCCGGAAGGCGTCTCGCGTGGTCCCAATGGCTTAGTTTACGCGGGTGGGGAAGCGGGCCAGATCTATCGGATTCAACCTGGCGGAACCGTGGAAATGATCGCCAACACCGGCGGTTTCATTTTGGGACTTTGTCTTGACGCGGAATGTAATGTCTACGCGTGCGACATTAAGAATAAAGCCGTCATGAGAATAGATCCCGAGGGCACCGTTGAAGTCTACTCAAATGGGTCCGACGCTCGGAAAATGATCACTCCGAATTACCCCGTCTTTGATACGGCGGGCAATTTGTATGTGGCCGATTCGGGAAGTTGGCATGAGAGTGATGGGTGCATTTATTGCATTCGACCAGGTGGAGTGACCGAAATCGCAAGTAGCGACTTTGCAGAGTTTCCCAATGGACTGGCCATCAGCCCTGACTCAAAGGAATTGTATGTAGCCTTGTCCAACGTGCCCAGTGTCGCGAAGGCGGATTTTCTCCCCGATGGAAAACTAGGTGCTCCTGAGATGGTAGTCGAGATGCCTCGTATCATTCCCGATGGTTTAGCGTTCGATGCTGAGTGTAATCTTTATATTGCCTGTTACACCCCAGATATTATCTATCGCTTTTCACGTGAGGGTAAACTCACCGTTTTCGCTGAGGATTGGGAGAGTACCACACTTTCATCGCCTACTAATGTGACCTATATAGGCGAACAACTTCAGACGATGGTTGTTGCCAGTCTTTCTCGCTGGCATCTGGCTCAACTAGATGTTGAAATTCCTGGTTGTCCTTTGAATTACCCTATCATAAACAAGTCAGGGGAATTTGTGTGA
- a CDS encoding LacI family DNA-binding transcriptional regulator, producing the protein MPTIRQVAEHANVSIATVSRVINNSSSVTQEIRTKVLEAVNRCGYVPNVSRRSTSFLGLIYTGPFALGSTYDMSLVEGMGQAMTGVELDLVILDPTRDRGSDETYTQYFLRKGIRGVILRSTVEGRKVCKQIAEENFPAIVVGDHFDHPTLNFVYADSFTTSKQAIEHLISLGHRKIAFAANEFDDGDHVDRYRAYVEVLDRNGIPLENSLVFRIPAHRPDGAQLLRSLMSVPNPPTAVYITDPSVAVGLLNEAHSMRLNIPRELSVVGFDDRDMRDFVYPKMTSVCQDANKLGSVAFLQLAKMVDNGMSQRPDDRIETSWFEINGTTGRIPEEQVRVLPDGTRIRLDSA; encoded by the coding sequence ATGCCCACTATTCGACAAGTTGCTGAGCACGCAAATGTGTCAATTGCGACTGTTTCTCGGGTAATTAACAATAGTTCTTCTGTAACTCAGGAGATTCGCACCAAGGTCTTAGAGGCTGTAAACCGCTGTGGTTACGTTCCAAATGTATCTCGTCGGAGCACTTCGTTTCTTGGTCTGATTTACACGGGTCCTTTCGCGTTGGGTTCCACCTACGACATGTCTTTGGTCGAGGGAATGGGCCAAGCCATGACTGGGGTCGAATTAGACTTAGTAATCCTCGACCCTACCCGGGATAGAGGTTCAGACGAGACCTATACTCAGTACTTTCTCCGCAAAGGTATTCGCGGGGTCATCCTACGGTCGACTGTCGAAGGGCGTAAAGTCTGCAAGCAAATTGCCGAGGAAAATTTCCCCGCTATTGTCGTTGGCGACCATTTTGACCACCCCACGCTGAATTTCGTCTACGCAGATTCCTTTACGACCAGCAAGCAAGCGATTGAGCACTTGATATCTTTAGGTCATCGAAAGATCGCATTTGCTGCCAATGAGTTCGACGATGGTGACCACGTCGATCGCTATCGGGCTTACGTTGAAGTATTAGACAGGAACGGAATTCCACTGGAAAATAGCCTTGTTTTTCGAATTCCCGCCCATCGTCCCGATGGAGCCCAACTGCTTCGTAGCTTGATGAGTGTGCCGAATCCTCCTACGGCAGTGTACATCACGGATCCCTCGGTAGCCGTAGGGCTGTTAAATGAAGCACACAGTATGCGGCTAAATATTCCTCGCGAGTTGTCAGTGGTCGGTTTTGACGATCGAGATATGCGTGACTTCGTCTATCCAAAAATGACCTCCGTTTGTCAGGATGCCAATAAGCTCGGCTCAGTCGCATTTCTGCAGCTCGCCAAGATGGTGGACAACGGCATGAGCCAGCGGCCCGATGATCGTATCGAGACGAGTTGGTTTGAAATCAATGGAACTACGGGCCGAATTCCCGAAGAGCAGGTAAGAGTCCTGCCCGACGGAACTAGAATTCGATTGGATTCAGCCTGA
- a CDS encoding SDR family oxidoreductase, whose product MNRLDGKKAFITAAGQGIGKATALAFHREGACVVATDISLELLDALRQKAPSLDCRQLDVRDKDAITAIAAQVEAVDILFNCVGYVHEGTILQCTEEDWTKSFDINVTSFYRTIKSFLPLMLSAGQGNIINVSSVASSTKGFPNRFAYGASKAAVIGLTKSIAIDFVKLGIRCNAICPGTIHSPSLTERIANHGNFEETFAAFVERQPMGRLGKPEEVAELAVYLASDESTFTTGGVHIIDGGCCI is encoded by the coding sequence ATGAACCGACTCGATGGAAAAAAAGCCTTTATCACAGCGGCCGGCCAGGGAATTGGCAAAGCTACTGCCTTGGCCTTTCATCGCGAAGGGGCTTGCGTGGTGGCGACTGATATCAGTTTGGAACTACTTGATGCCCTGAGACAAAAAGCGCCAAGTTTAGATTGTCGTCAACTAGACGTACGAGACAAGGATGCCATCACAGCAATCGCTGCCCAAGTAGAAGCTGTCGATATCCTGTTCAACTGCGTAGGATATGTCCACGAAGGGACTATTCTCCAATGCACCGAGGAAGATTGGACCAAGTCGTTCGACATCAATGTAACCTCTTTTTATCGCACTATCAAAAGCTTCTTACCATTAATGCTCTCGGCCGGCCAAGGGAACATCATTAATGTTTCCAGTGTAGCATCCAGCACAAAAGGCTTTCCCAATCGATTCGCTTATGGTGCCAGCAAGGCAGCCGTAATCGGACTTACCAAATCGATTGCCATCGATTTTGTAAAACTAGGCATTCGCTGCAATGCGATTTGCCCAGGAACAATTCACAGTCCATCACTCACAGAGCGCATCGCAAATCATGGCAACTTCGAAGAGACTTTTGCCGCGTTCGTCGAGCGACAACCTATGGGCCGACTCGGAAAACCAGAAGAAGTAGCAGAATTGGCCGTTTACCTCGCCTCAGATGAGTCGACATTTACTACAGGCGGAGTCCATATAATTGACGGTGGCTGTTGCATCTAG
- a CDS encoding carbohydrate binding domain-containing protein — MKLLRDFQVLSILAMMPVFVENASANILLNPGFEIGTGDDADDWLEVAGPSGSTTRSNAMPNSGSFSAYMMADHINNPAAPTPYAIEQIQPVGSIDNGLNYNLSFSAKVDSLNFDGFDMFYQILWLDQDVSDGGGVKGETLTQLIPAGINTSYQSFGLIDMDVPSGADSFLLRIQLSPGAVGGIANGLYVDDVNLSPVTSGGLLGDFDTDGDVDGADLLKWQRGETTPALNATDLANWQLNYDMQSPPIAANLAAIPEPSAFCLLSLGVYSLLCRNLNRASS, encoded by the coding sequence ATGAAGCTTCTACGTGATTTTCAGGTTCTGTCCATCTTGGCGATGATGCCAGTCTTTGTCGAAAACGCTTCGGCCAACATCCTTTTGAATCCCGGATTTGAAATTGGGACTGGCGACGACGCGGACGACTGGCTTGAAGTTGCCGGACCGAGCGGCAGCACGACCCGAAGTAACGCCATGCCCAATTCGGGCAGTTTCTCCGCCTATATGATGGCGGACCATATCAACAATCCTGCAGCCCCCACCCCCTACGCCATCGAGCAGATTCAACCTGTGGGAAGTATTGACAATGGTCTGAATTACAATCTTTCGTTCTCTGCCAAAGTTGACTCGCTCAATTTCGATGGGTTTGATATGTTTTACCAGATCCTATGGCTTGACCAGGATGTTAGTGATGGCGGTGGTGTCAAAGGTGAGACGCTGACCCAACTGATCCCCGCCGGAATCAATACGAGTTATCAGTCGTTCGGGCTAATTGATATGGATGTCCCAAGCGGCGCCGACTCATTTCTGCTTCGCATCCAACTCTCTCCGGGTGCCGTCGGGGGCATCGCCAACGGCCTGTACGTAGACGACGTTAACCTCTCCCCTGTGACATCGGGCGGCCTACTGGGGGATTTTGACACGGATGGAGACGTGGATGGAGCAGACTTACTCAAATGGCAACGCGGGGAGACGACCCCCGCTTTAAATGCTACAGACCTTGCCAATTGGCAATTGAACTATGATATGCAGTCCCCTCCCATAGCCGCCAACTTAGCCGCGATACCCGAACCAAGTGCATTTTGCCTGCTGAGTCTAGGAGTTTACTCTTTGCTATGTCGCAATTTGAATAGAGCTTCATCTTGA
- a CDS encoding PQQ-dependent sugar dehydrogenase, translating into MNRKTMSLYCRRLQMESLEPRCLLAGDTYLVNFQFDEVLTPTRYIRDVGAVYSNQGGGLTYGWSSDHTDVSRDRGINADQRLDTLIHFHQNQKWEFGLPNGTYEVTVSVGDPEFASSYTLNVEGVNFWSNLALGMNDFREQIQQITIADGRLTIDQGSAAEKATRINFVHIVGLPSGPNSSPSVPSITEPGVPGQVLNPTDVHMESVGFFDVDGNLHKSSDWEIWQTDVSPQIVWQTLGIQGVERLHTHLGDGVFINSHAGRTDLLPNANFELRVRFRDDDGSVSSYAMRNFQTGSASATFPLELADVANSPVPSWSDADTPVSVILPAASPNQSELRVESQAGELLLKFMGNNGISNTMINPAELSEHVNVRVAIVAGSNGLMLESSNLDFSDDHGGPHTIFLPEINLTANHRLDLWVSSDGSTYYGSAGQTSPDFSNLARASETSVEVPFTAFQPGYVVEEVAGGLQLPTNIAFVPNPGPNPGDPYFYVTELYGTIKVVTRDFSVSDYATNLLNFNPTGSFPGSGEQGLTGIVVDPVSEDVFVSRVTATNPADPNGAHHPQVVRFTSSDGGLTASSSTVIRDMIGESQGQSHQISNLTIGPDDGLLYVHNGDGFDAGTALNLDSYRGKILRMNLDGTAPTDNPFYNAGNGINARDYVYAYGVRNPFGGAWRAADGEHYEVENGPSTDRFARILRGQSYGWNGSDASMSINAIYTWVPAHAPVNITFVQNETFGGSQFPPDMRDRAYVSESGPTYALGPQTRGKRIVEFNVDTDGNLIDGPTTLVGYTGNGRATVVGLIAGPDGLYFTELYKDLDAATPIEAGARVFRVRYVAQQPGDYDYDGDVDGRDFLQWQRSFGSTSDLSADGDRSRIVEGNDLGIWQSAYGSGPLSTSVVDMLPAAMATDPLSGCSDSLSPAVIANLASEGIPASLNGASVTGFESPSTTPDERSDQIEAVEHALEQLYAPNLSSNQLAEVASPIVQESDDSTSDTTWDDVWGNDLETKL; encoded by the coding sequence ATGAATCGCAAAACAATGTCACTCTATTGCCGTCGCTTACAAATGGAGTCTCTCGAACCACGCTGTCTGTTGGCTGGAGATACCTATCTCGTCAACTTCCAGTTTGATGAAGTTCTCACACCCACTCGGTACATCCGGGATGTGGGAGCCGTTTACAGTAATCAGGGAGGAGGACTGACCTACGGTTGGTCAAGCGATCATACCGACGTCTCACGTGATCGAGGCATCAATGCAGATCAGAGGCTAGATACCCTGATCCATTTTCACCAAAATCAAAAATGGGAGTTTGGGCTACCTAATGGAACCTACGAAGTCACCGTTTCTGTTGGGGACCCTGAATTCGCTAGTTCGTACACGCTCAATGTGGAGGGGGTGAATTTCTGGAGCAATTTGGCTCTTGGAATGAATGATTTTCGCGAGCAAATTCAGCAAATAACAATCGCCGATGGCCGGCTCACGATCGATCAAGGATCTGCAGCCGAGAAGGCTACTCGCATAAATTTTGTCCACATCGTCGGACTTCCCAGTGGCCCCAACTCCTCGCCTTCAGTCCCATCAATTACCGAACCTGGGGTGCCTGGGCAAGTTCTCAACCCGACCGATGTTCACATGGAATCGGTTGGGTTCTTCGATGTGGACGGCAACTTGCATAAATCATCCGACTGGGAAATCTGGCAAACCGACGTCTCCCCGCAGATTGTCTGGCAGACATTGGGCATCCAAGGAGTTGAGCGTTTGCACACGCATCTTGGGGACGGAGTATTCATTAATTCTCATGCAGGAAGAACGGATTTGCTGCCGAACGCGAATTTTGAACTTCGCGTTCGGTTTCGGGATGATGATGGTTCGGTGAGCAGTTATGCTATGCGCAATTTTCAGACTGGTTCGGCATCTGCAACATTTCCTCTGGAACTGGCAGATGTGGCGAATAGCCCCGTGCCCTCTTGGTCGGATGCTGACACGCCTGTGTCAGTAATCCTCCCTGCCGCAAGTCCTAATCAATCCGAACTACGTGTCGAATCCCAGGCAGGTGAGTTGCTTTTGAAGTTTATGGGGAACAACGGCATCTCGAACACCATGATTAACCCAGCGGAGTTAAGCGAGCATGTCAATGTTCGTGTAGCCATAGTGGCCGGTTCGAATGGCCTGATGCTCGAAAGTTCCAATCTTGATTTCAGTGATGATCACGGGGGCCCCCATACGATCTTCCTGCCGGAGATTAATTTGACTGCCAACCACCGACTCGATCTCTGGGTTTCCAGTGATGGATCTACGTACTACGGCTCAGCTGGGCAAACGTCCCCTGATTTTTCCAATCTGGCTCGTGCAAGTGAGACGTCAGTTGAAGTTCCCTTTACTGCGTTTCAGCCCGGTTATGTGGTGGAGGAGGTTGCAGGGGGGCTTCAGCTTCCGACGAATATCGCCTTCGTTCCCAATCCCGGGCCGAATCCTGGTGATCCTTATTTCTACGTCACAGAATTGTATGGCACGATCAAAGTAGTGACCCGCGACTTTAGTGTGAGCGATTACGCCACGAATCTACTAAACTTCAATCCGACAGGTTCCTTTCCCGGCTCCGGCGAACAAGGGCTCACTGGGATTGTTGTTGATCCTGTCTCAGAAGATGTCTTTGTGTCACGTGTCACGGCCACGAACCCCGCCGACCCTAATGGTGCCCATCATCCACAGGTCGTACGTTTTACTAGCAGTGACGGGGGCCTAACTGCTTCGAGTAGCACTGTCATTCGCGATATGATCGGCGAAAGCCAAGGGCAGTCCCATCAAATTTCGAACTTGACGATTGGTCCTGATGACGGATTGCTCTACGTTCACAACGGGGATGGATTCGATGCGGGTACTGCTCTGAATCTCGATTCCTATCGTGGGAAAATCTTGCGGATGAATCTCGATGGAACGGCACCAACCGACAATCCTTTCTACAATGCTGGCAATGGAATCAACGCGCGAGACTACGTCTATGCCTATGGGGTTCGCAATCCATTTGGAGGCGCCTGGCGAGCCGCCGACGGCGAGCACTACGAAGTCGAAAACGGACCTAGCACTGACCGCTTTGCCAGAATTCTTCGTGGTCAAAGTTATGGCTGGAATGGGTCCGACGCTTCCATGTCTATCAATGCCATCTATACCTGGGTTCCTGCTCATGCACCGGTGAACATCACTTTTGTTCAGAACGAGACTTTCGGCGGCAGCCAATTCCCACCTGACATGCGAGATCGTGCATATGTCAGTGAGTCAGGGCCGACCTATGCACTGGGACCGCAAACGCGGGGCAAACGAATTGTCGAATTCAATGTTGATACCGATGGCAATCTGATCGATGGCCCAACAACGCTTGTTGGATACACGGGCAACGGACGTGCAACTGTCGTCGGGCTCATCGCGGGCCCTGATGGCCTCTACTTCACCGAGCTCTACAAAGATCTTGACGCGGCCACCCCAATCGAGGCAGGGGCACGAGTCTTCCGCGTGCGATATGTGGCGCAGCAACCCGGTGACTACGACTATGACGGAGACGTTGATGGCCGAGATTTTCTGCAGTGGCAACGATCGTTCGGTTCGACGAGTGATCTCTCTGCCGACGGAGATCGCAGTCGTATCGTGGAAGGGAATGACTTGGGCATCTGGCAGAGTGCTTATGGATCCGGCCCGCTGAGCACTAGTGTGGTCGATATGTTACCTGCAGCCATGGCAACCGATCCGCTGAGTGGCTGTTCCGACAGCTTGAGCCCTGCGGTAATTGCAAATTTGGCCAGTGAGGGGATACCCGCAAGTTTGAACGGTGCCAGCGTGACTGGCTTCGAATCGCCAAGTACGACTCCAGACGAGAGAAGTGACCAAATAGAAGCTGTCGAGCACGCTCTGGAGCAACTCTACGCCCCGAATCTCTCTTCAAATCAGTTGGCAGAAGTCGCCAGCCCTATCGTACAGGAGAGCGATGATTCGACCTCCGATACAACGTGGGACGATGTCTGGGGCAACGATCTGGAAACCAAACTTTAA